A single Paenibacillus kribbensis DNA region contains:
- a CDS encoding copper amine oxidase N-terminal domain-containing protein, which yields MMLKISVNNSALTTDSYPYTETSTNTTYVPIKFISERLGESVSWNRPKQEVTIKSKNSTIVRLTVGSKVAYVNDEEKMMPNTPVMPEFPNQVMVPLRFVSEVLGATINTTTINGTLHVNIKK from the coding sequence ATGATGTTGAAAATTTCTGTAAATAATAGCGCTTTGACAACAGACTCCTATCCATATACAGAGACTTCCACAAACACAACATATGTCCCTATTAAATTCATATCTGAGCGCTTGGGAGAGTCTGTCTCGTGGAACAGACCTAAACAAGAAGTTACAATTAAATCGAAGAATAGTACAATTGTACGATTAACCGTTGGTAGCAAAGTTGCATATGTGAACGATGAAGAAAAGATGATGCCGAATACTCCCGTTATGCCGGAATTTCCAAATCAGGTTATGGTTCCTCTTAGATTTGTTTCGGAGGTTCTGGGAGCTACAATAAATACAACTACGATCAATGGAACATTACATGTTAACATTAAGAAATAA
- a CDS encoding cupin domain-containing protein gives MYRNSCYPYQWHTPMHDYWNNTRWSNNWNGYYYNGGNTNGYPYQSTDYGQRPFVVNIDQAAKQNNTYRTALWTGKHLQVTLMSIHVGDDIGLEVHPTTDQFIRIEEGQGLVQMGASKDNLNFQAMACGGYAIMIPAGTWHNVTNTGNTPLKIYVIYAPPEHPYGTVHVTKADAMSAE, from the coding sequence TTGTACCGTAATTCATGCTATCCATATCAATGGCATACTCCAATGCACGACTATTGGAATAACACCCGTTGGAGTAATAATTGGAATGGTTATTATTATAATGGGGGCAACACGAACGGGTATCCTTATCAATCAACAGATTATGGGCAAAGACCATTTGTAGTAAATATTGACCAAGCTGCTAAGCAAAATAATACTTACCGCACCGCTTTGTGGACAGGGAAACACCTTCAAGTAACCCTGATGAGTATTCATGTTGGAGATGATATTGGTTTAGAAGTTCATCCTACAACAGATCAATTCATACGTATTGAAGAAGGTCAGGGACTTGTTCAGATGGGTGCAAGTAAAGATAATTTGAATTTTCAAGCAATGGCCTGTGGTGGGTATGCAATTATGATACCTGCTGGAACATGGCACAATGTTACCAATACGGGAAATACCCCGCTTAAAATATATGTCATCTATGCGCCGCCTGAGCATCCATATGGTACGGTTCATGTAACAAAAGCGGATGCCATGTCTGCTGAATAA
- a CDS encoding M23 family metallopeptidase, with protein MPNTLGGSATNMIIIKYKEYNVLLLHLKKNSLLVKKNDFVKIGQEIAKVGNSGYSSEPHLHVHAIKHDNKRDYFKGTSVPITFNGNYLKRNDLLFNQTLIFR; from the coding sequence GTGCCAAATACCCTGGGTGGTAGTGCTACAAATATGATTATCATCAAGTATAAAGAATATAATGTTTTGTTGTTACACTTGAAAAAAAATAGTCTGCTAGTTAAGAAAAATGATTTTGTCAAGATTGGACAAGAAATAGCGAAAGTAGGGAACTCAGGTTACAGCAGTGAGCCGCATCTTCATGTACATGCTATAAAACATGATAATAAGAGAGATTATTTCAAAGGAACTTCGGTTCCTATTACTTTTAATGGTAATTACTTAAAGAGAAATGATTTACTATTTAATCAAACACTTATTTTTCGATAA
- a CDS encoding serine hydrolase produces MKIILLIVAMILIFAFICILFLFIAKGQNNRKTEMDVLSFLKENPSKASLYMIKNGMEKISYNSEVKMPLASTAKVIIAIEFARQVAAKILDEQELVPLAELNKFYIPGSDGNAHNNWISSIRSNHKEVRGKITLLDIAHGMLAYSSNANTEFLMAKMGLDKINENIMKLSLSSHDKIFPFSSAGFMSPYIQETENIGFTETIQRISEMSYEEYMKKSIEIHQILNRDQRIECIQKWNTRKNYARKLQVLESCKLPRSTTKEYAYLMKLIHKEELVPPTANSYLKQLIQRQVDDSKLIEFGNKGGSTISVLTEALYCTDLEGNDIQLALFIQDDSGMDHIWLKQKLDLFFYKILTDIEFQEEVSRKLSDNKE; encoded by the coding sequence ATGAAAATAATTTTATTGATAGTAGCTATGATTTTAATATTTGCGTTCATATGTATCCTGTTTTTGTTCATTGCGAAGGGGCAAAATAATAGGAAAACAGAAATGGATGTTCTAAGCTTTTTGAAAGAAAATCCGAGTAAAGCATCTTTGTATATGATCAAAAATGGTATGGAGAAAATCAGCTATAACTCAGAAGTTAAAATGCCGCTTGCCAGCACGGCCAAAGTGATCATTGCTATCGAATTTGCTCGCCAAGTAGCGGCGAAAATATTAGATGAGCAGGAACTTGTCCCTTTAGCGGAATTAAATAAATTTTATATCCCTGGTTCGGATGGTAACGCTCATAATAACTGGATCAGTTCCATTCGCTCCAACCATAAAGAAGTTCGAGGAAAAATCACGTTATTGGATATTGCTCACGGAATGTTAGCATATAGTTCCAATGCCAATACAGAATTTCTGATGGCGAAAATGGGTTTGGATAAGATCAATGAGAATATTATGAAACTCTCGCTTTCCTCCCATGATAAAATCTTTCCTTTTTCATCTGCGGGATTCATGTCTCCTTATATCCAAGAGACCGAAAACATAGGATTTACAGAGACGATACAAAGAATAAGTGAGATGAGCTATGAGGAATACATGAAGAAATCTATTGAAATTCATCAGATTTTAAATCGTGATCAGAGGATAGAATGTATTCAGAAATGGAACACCAGGAAAAATTATGCACGAAAGCTTCAAGTGCTGGAATCGTGCAAGCTTCCTCGTTCAACGACTAAAGAATATGCTTATCTCATGAAGCTCATACACAAGGAGGAGCTGGTTCCTCCTACAGCAAATTCATATCTGAAACAGCTAATTCAGCGGCAAGTAGATGATTCCAAGCTAATAGAGTTTGGAAACAAAGGAGGATCTACCATTTCTGTTCTAACCGAGGCTTTATATTGTACGGATCTGGAAGGAAACGATATTCAATTAGCTCTGTTTATTCAAGATGATTCTGGGATGGATCATATCTGGCTTAAACAGAAGTTAGATTTGTTTTTTTATAAAATATTAACGGATATTGAATTTCAAGAAGAGGTAAGTCGCAAATTATCAGATAATAAGGAATGA
- a CDS encoding AraC family transcriptional regulator yields MDLLKSMNEAIKYIEENLTNDIDFKEVARLACCSEFHFKRMFSFLAGATLSEYIRRRRLTLAAFELKDSNVKVIDIAIKYGYNSPDSFARAFQNLHGLTPSEARINGRSLKAYPRMTFQLSIKGGSEMNYRIEEKGAFRIVGIQKRVPIIFNGVNPEIAAMWESLDGETINNLKRLSNVEPMGMLSASTNFSEGRMKEKGELDHYIGVATTKECPDSLTQLEVAASTWAVFEAIGSFPDALQDVWGRIYSEWFPSSNYEQIEGPEILWNENKDITSPNFKSEIWIPILKK; encoded by the coding sequence GTGGATTTGCTTAAGAGCATGAATGAAGCAATAAAGTATATTGAAGAAAACCTGACTAACGATATTGACTTTAAAGAGGTAGCAAGGCTGGCTTGCTGCTCTGAATTTCATTTTAAAAGGATGTTTTCTTTTCTTGCAGGTGCTACGTTATCAGAATACATCCGCCGCAGACGACTCACTCTTGCAGCATTTGAGCTTAAAGATAGCAATGTAAAAGTCATTGATATCGCGATTAAATACGGGTACAATTCACCAGATTCTTTTGCGAGAGCTTTTCAAAATTTACATGGCTTAACGCCGTCTGAAGCCAGAATTAATGGCCGTTCACTTAAAGCATATCCACGAATGACCTTCCAGTTATCAATTAAAGGGGGAAGTGAAATGAACTATCGAATTGAAGAAAAAGGGGCATTTCGTATCGTTGGTATCCAAAAAAGAGTTCCTATTATTTTCAACGGGGTCAATCCAGAGATTGCCGCGATGTGGGAAAGTTTAGATGGTGAAACGATCAATAATCTTAAAAGACTTTCTAATGTCGAGCCTATGGGAATGCTTAGTGCATCCACGAACTTTTCTGAAGGTAGAATGAAGGAAAAAGGGGAGCTTGACCACTATATTGGCGTTGCAACAACAAAGGAGTGTCCGGATAGCCTAACACAGCTTGAAGTTGCTGCCTCAACATGGGCAGTATTCGAAGCAATCGGATCATTTCCTGATGCGCTACAAGATGTGTGGGGACGTATTTATTCCGAATGGTTCCCATCCTCAAACTATGAACAAATAGAAGGCCCGGAAATCTTGTGGAATGAGAATAAAGATATAACCTCACCGAATTTCAAAAGTGAAATATGGATACCCATTTTGAAAAAGTAA